One segment of Aquimarina sp. BL5 DNA contains the following:
- a CDS encoding response regulator, producing MKRNTIYIFIFILSLTSFSQEKPSFERIDTLEVLIGTSEKLMIENKMYEALELAFKATTIAKKLNHHHYLSHSYFVIGNVQYEIIDYENAKINLQKALEYSDKSESKRLLPYILQSLANLYYEDNEDYENALIYYKKGVDIARGKVPPNNFIIPLTNLIWTYMDLNRFDDAAPYLKEVDSIASTIHQDAILGKSSLHLVRARNYAYLRNFKKAEENFEKMFQTLENEEASWQKGKSYFYQYRAEMYENFGDYPKANADLKKFYESELKVFKEARIKNEETAKTQFKIDQYEQELETAGREKQLLKNIANNNKTINYISFVGLLLLAGIVFFYYRGYESKKKISEILEIKNAELQEATLQAEQLSKIKSQFISTISHELRTPLYGVVGISSILLENNPKTEKDKKLLNSLKFSADYLLDLVNKVLKVSKIDSEEKELIKTPTDVFSLSQNILQSFEYQAQKKDNELILEHDHSIPKLVNIDALRISEVLINLIGNAIKFTDKGKIWLRIKPLSIDAKTIRLRYEVEDTGMGVPEDQKEYIFEEFSQIGSVYDNKQGTGLGLSIVKNLVQVMGSQIHFESKKDVGSMFYFDLDVEIEDCLNDFVSDSQNPEKTECISAKILVAEDNKVNQLVTKNLLKNIGCDCTMVENGLEAVQILKSQRFDLVLMDINMPVLDGMQATLKIRKYDTTTPIIALTASELSEVGDECKKAGMNDLINKPLNKNHLRDAIHRNLIANSFEKNT from the coding sequence TTGAAAAGAAATACTATTTACATATTTATTTTTATTCTTTCTCTAACTTCCTTTTCGCAAGAAAAACCGTCTTTTGAGAGAATTGACACCTTAGAAGTTCTTATCGGAACATCAGAGAAGTTAATGATAGAGAACAAGATGTACGAAGCTCTAGAATTAGCTTTCAAGGCCACTACTATTGCAAAAAAACTTAATCATCATCATTACTTATCTCATTCTTACTTTGTTATAGGTAATGTTCAATACGAAATTATTGACTATGAAAATGCGAAAATAAATTTGCAAAAAGCACTGGAATACAGCGATAAATCTGAATCTAAAAGATTATTACCCTATATTTTACAAAGCCTAGCTAATCTATATTATGAGGATAATGAAGACTATGAAAATGCCTTGATTTATTATAAAAAAGGAGTAGATATCGCAAGAGGTAAGGTACCCCCAAACAACTTTATCATTCCGCTTACCAATTTGATCTGGACCTATATGGATCTGAATCGCTTTGATGACGCTGCCCCTTATCTAAAGGAAGTGGATAGTATTGCTAGTACGATTCATCAAGATGCCATATTAGGTAAAAGCTCATTACATCTTGTTAGAGCACGTAATTATGCGTATTTAAGGAATTTCAAAAAAGCCGAAGAAAACTTTGAGAAAATGTTTCAAACTCTGGAAAACGAAGAAGCATCCTGGCAAAAGGGGAAAAGTTATTTCTATCAATATAGAGCAGAGATGTATGAAAATTTTGGAGATTATCCCAAAGCAAATGCCGATTTAAAAAAGTTCTATGAAAGTGAACTCAAGGTTTTTAAAGAAGCAAGAATAAAAAATGAGGAAACGGCAAAAACCCAATTCAAAATTGATCAGTATGAACAAGAACTAGAAACTGCCGGAAGAGAAAAACAGTTATTAAAAAACATTGCCAATAATAACAAGACTATTAATTATATTTCTTTCGTTGGCTTACTTTTATTGGCAGGAATTGTTTTCTTTTATTACAGAGGGTATGAATCTAAGAAAAAAATATCCGAGATTCTGGAAATCAAAAATGCTGAACTCCAAGAAGCTACGTTACAAGCTGAACAGTTAAGTAAGATTAAATCGCAATTTATATCCACTATTAGTCATGAACTAAGAACTCCTTTGTATGGTGTCGTTGGGATTTCTTCAATTCTATTAGAGAATAATCCAAAAACGGAAAAAGATAAAAAGTTACTTAATTCATTGAAATTTTCTGCAGATTACTTGCTCGATTTAGTAAATAAAGTACTAAAAGTAAGCAAGATAGACTCCGAAGAAAAAGAGCTTATCAAGACTCCCACAGATGTATTTTCATTATCTCAAAACATTCTACAATCTTTTGAGTACCAGGCTCAAAAAAAGGATAACGAATTAATTTTGGAGCATGACCATAGTATCCCTAAACTAGTTAACATTGATGCATTACGAATATCTGAAGTTTTGATTAATTTAATCGGAAATGCCATTAAGTTTACGGATAAAGGAAAAATCTGGCTTCGAATTAAACCTTTATCAATAGATGCCAAAACTATTAGACTTCGTTATGAGGTAGAAGATACTGGTATGGGAGTACCAGAAGACCAAAAAGAATACATATTCGAAGAGTTTTCTCAAATCGGGAGTGTATATGATAATAAACAAGGAACTGGTCTAGGTTTATCTATTGTTAAAAATCTCGTTCAGGTAATGGGTAGTCAGATTCACTTCGAAAGCAAAAAAGATGTAGGCTCTATGTTTTATTTTGATTTAGATGTGGAGATCGAAGATTGTTTAAATGATTTCGTAAGTGATTCGCAAAATCCAGAAAAAACAGAATGTATCTCCGCAAAAATTCTAGTTGCAGAAGATAATAAGGTAAATCAATTGGTTACTAAGAACCTACTAAAAAACATTGGTTGTGATTGTACGATGGTAGAAAATGGATTGGAAGCCGTGCAGATTTTGAAAAGCCAGCGTTTTGATTTAGTGCTGATGGATATTAATATGCCTGTGCTTGATGGTATGCAAGCTACATTAAAAATTCGTAAATATGATACAACGACTCCTATTATTGCTTTAACCGCTTCAGAATTAAGCGAAGTTGGTGACGAATGTAAAAAAGCTGGTATGAATGACCTCATCAATAAACCGCTAAACAAAAACCATCTTAGAGATGCTATCCATAGAAATTTGATAGCTAACAGTTTTGAGAAGAATACCTAA
- a CDS encoding DUF695 domain-containing protein: MRKKSESIRNMSFLKSLFNTKEQPINSYSEFWDWFLENEKKFHNVLKKQGNIKRDFFDKLAPKLNELKDGFWYLAGMYEENISELVITPDGVIKNIVFVEELVQTAPKMTNWKFTALKPAIDIKNVSIEMAGYTFDSENLSFYSIDHKNYPDEIEIVIVHDEYNEKDQSTIINGTYIFLDNYLGELNSVTTIDNLKVIPKDQAEKELISISKLKDFLIWREKEFIEKYKGLRHNTNDDNFSSLEATLENGLPLLAIVNSDLLNWDCKASHPWVAVVEIKYDGKGNNGMPNEKEYQLLNEIEDKVISDLKDSDGYLNIGRQTADSLREIYFTCIDFRKPSKVLHNIKKEYKNIIEIDFDIYKDKYWQSFNRFITN, from the coding sequence ATGCGTAAAAAATCAGAATCAATAAGAAATATGAGTTTTTTAAAATCACTATTCAATACAAAAGAACAGCCAATAAACTCATACTCTGAGTTTTGGGATTGGTTTCTGGAAAATGAAAAAAAATTCCATAACGTTCTCAAAAAACAAGGAAATATTAAACGTGATTTCTTTGACAAACTAGCACCAAAACTGAACGAGTTAAAAGACGGATTTTGGTATTTAGCAGGAATGTATGAAGAAAATATTTCAGAACTAGTTATCACACCTGATGGAGTAATCAAAAATATTGTTTTTGTAGAAGAGCTTGTTCAAACCGCTCCTAAAATGACAAACTGGAAATTCACTGCTTTAAAACCAGCAATTGACATAAAAAATGTAAGTATAGAAATGGCAGGCTATACTTTTGATAGTGAAAATCTATCCTTTTATTCTATTGACCATAAAAACTATCCTGATGAAATTGAGATTGTAATTGTTCATGATGAGTACAATGAAAAGGACCAATCAACTATAATAAATGGTACTTATATTTTTCTCGACAATTATCTTGGAGAATTAAACTCGGTGACTACTATTGACAATTTGAAAGTAATTCCAAAGGATCAAGCAGAGAAAGAACTTATCTCAATTTCAAAATTGAAAGATTTTCTAATTTGGAGAGAGAAGGAATTTATTGAGAAATATAAAGGACTAAGACATAATACAAATGATGATAACTTTTCAAGCCTAGAAGCTACATTAGAAAATGGACTTCCATTACTTGCAATAGTAAATTCAGATTTATTAAACTGGGATTGTAAAGCATCTCACCCTTGGGTTGCAGTAGTCGAAATTAAATATGATGGAAAAGGAAATAACGGAATGCCAAACGAAAAGGAATATCAATTACTCAATGAAATTGAAGACAAAGTAATATCTGATTTAAAAGATTCTGATGGATATTTAAATATAGGCAGGCAAACTGCCGATTCCTTAAGGGAGATTTACTTTACCTGTATTGATTTCAGAAAACCATCTAAAGTTCTCCACAATATCAAAAAAGAATACAAAAATATAATTGAAATAGACTTTGATATTTATAAAGATAAATATTGGCAATCATTTAATAGGTTTATAACTAATTAA
- a CDS encoding alpha/beta hydrolase-fold protein: MKKPDITSTNVFLLVIFPITLFFFSCSNPDTSEYIQFSFPTEHYHEALDGRLIVLISKQIETEPRFQLRDDSKTCQAFGMDINDWKPEESLQFDTEAFGYPIRSFKELPSGEFFVQVLFHKYETFKRADGHIVKLPMDRGEGQQWNKAPGNLYSTPQKVTIKNGLFPSIAIKLDQKIPPISEPEDTKYVKHIKIKSKLLSDFWGRDMYLGAHILLPEGWETHPNVKYPLAIMHGHFPKDFGGFRMTPPDPNLKSEYSERFNVEGYNLMVQQEAYDFYKTWTGPDFPRVIAIKIQHPTPYYDDSYAVNSAAQGPYGDAITYELIPHIEQQFRGIGEGWSRFVYGGSTGGWESLAVQVKYPKEYGMCFAACPDPIDFRAYCLVNIYEDKNAYYKEGTFKKTLVPGHRDYLGNVDASLKDMNYRELILGTKARSGQQWDIWEATYSPLDEEGYPKRIWDRLTGEIDKEVASYWKENYDLSYILKRDWAKNGKDWENKIHLYCGDMDNYYLNNAVYLAEEVLSETTAPYYNGEVDYGDRAEHCWNGDHDNGNHISRLRYHRMFIKKYGDKVYKVAPKDADLKSWRY; this comes from the coding sequence ATGAAAAAACCTGACATCACATCCACAAATGTATTCTTGCTTGTTATCTTTCCTATTACCCTATTTTTTTTCTCTTGTTCTAATCCTGATACTTCAGAATATATCCAATTTTCCTTTCCAACAGAACATTATCATGAAGCATTGGATGGAAGGTTAATTGTTTTGATTTCAAAACAAATCGAAACAGAACCTAGATTTCAGCTCAGGGACGACTCCAAAACTTGTCAAGCCTTTGGGATGGATATTAACGACTGGAAACCTGAAGAGTCGCTGCAGTTTGACACAGAAGCATTTGGATATCCAATTCGTAGTTTTAAAGAACTACCATCAGGTGAATTCTTTGTACAAGTCTTATTTCACAAATACGAAACCTTTAAAAGGGCTGATGGACATATAGTGAAATTACCTATGGACAGAGGTGAAGGACAACAGTGGAACAAAGCGCCAGGCAATCTATATTCTACTCCTCAAAAAGTCACAATCAAGAATGGGTTATTTCCTTCTATCGCTATAAAATTAGATCAGAAAATACCTCCAATCTCCGAACCTGAGGACACAAAGTATGTAAAGCATATAAAAATTAAAAGCAAGTTATTGAGCGATTTTTGGGGAAGAGATATGTATTTGGGAGCTCATATACTGTTGCCCGAAGGATGGGAAACACACCCTAATGTTAAATATCCGCTTGCTATCATGCACGGGCATTTCCCGAAAGATTTTGGAGGGTTTCGAATGACTCCACCCGATCCCAATTTAAAGTCGGAATACAGTGAGCGTTTTAATGTTGAAGGATATAATTTGATGGTCCAGCAAGAAGCGTATGATTTTTATAAAACCTGGACAGGTCCTGATTTCCCTAGAGTCATTGCAATCAAAATCCAACACCCAACACCATACTATGATGATTCATATGCTGTAAATAGTGCCGCACAGGGACCATATGGAGATGCGATTACCTATGAGCTAATTCCGCATATCGAGCAACAATTTAGAGGAATAGGAGAAGGTTGGTCACGATTTGTTTACGGAGGAAGTACTGGTGGATGGGAGTCTCTTGCCGTACAGGTAAAATATCCCAAAGAGTATGGGATGTGTTTTGCCGCTTGTCCGGACCCAATTGATTTTAGAGCATATTGTTTGGTGAATATATACGAAGACAAAAATGCATACTACAAAGAAGGTACATTCAAAAAAACACTGGTTCCTGGTCATCGAGATTATTTAGGAAATGTAGATGCTAGCTTAAAAGACATGAATTACCGAGAATTAATATTGGGTACAAAGGCTCGGTCAGGACAACAATGGGATATTTGGGAAGCAACGTATTCGCCATTAGATGAAGAAGGCTATCCTAAAAGAATCTGGGATCGCCTAACTGGAGAAATAGATAAAGAAGTAGCTTCATATTGGAAAGAAAACTACGACCTCTCTTATATTTTGAAACGAGACTGGGCAAAAAACGGTAAGGATTGGGAAAATAAAATTCATTTGTATTGCGGTGATATGGACAATTATTATCTAAACAATGCAGTATATCTAGCCGAAGAAGTCCTATCAGAAACCACTGCTCCCTATTATAATGGTGAAGTAGATTATGGCGACAGAGCAGAACACTGCTGGAATGGCGATCACGATAATGGAAATCATATTAGTAGGCTGCGATATCACCGTATGTTTATCAAAAAATACGGTGATAAAGTTTATAAAGTTGCTCCTAAAGATGCCGACTTGAAAAGTTGGAGGTATTAA
- a CDS encoding antibiotic biosynthesis monooxygenase → MILEQAILYIKQGESKTFEKTFGEARKIISSMKGFIKLDLLKCVEEIDKYLLLVSWETIEDHEIGFRQSSEYQEWKRLLHHFYDPFPIVEHYKSVF, encoded by the coding sequence ATGATATTAGAACAAGCAATTTTATATATAAAACAAGGAGAATCTAAGACCTTCGAAAAAACCTTTGGCGAAGCTCGAAAAATTATTTCCTCTATGAAGGGGTTTATCAAGTTAGATTTGTTAAAATGTGTAGAAGAGATAGATAAATACTTGTTATTGGTATCATGGGAAACGATAGAAGATCACGAGATTGGGTTTAGACAATCATCAGAATATCAGGAATGGAAACGATTATTGCATCATTTTTATGATCCATTTCCAATAGTTGAACATTATAAATCAGTTTTTTGA
- a CDS encoding GNAT family N-acetyltransferase: protein MQYTINNKNLPEVGELKGLFEQTSWAKNRSLEGVEKLLQKTEVFVVVRDTNTEQLIGFGRALSDGVYRALLDDIVIEASYRKRGLGKRIVQELLDQLQDVEQVFLNTKPELEVFYNEFGFTKTKALTMSL from the coding sequence ATGCAGTATACTATTAATAACAAAAACCTTCCGGAAGTGGGAGAACTTAAAGGTCTTTTTGAGCAAACTAGTTGGGCAAAAAATCGATCATTAGAAGGTGTTGAAAAGCTATTACAAAAAACGGAAGTATTTGTAGTAGTTCGAGATACGAATACGGAACAACTTATCGGATTTGGGCGAGCACTTTCGGATGGAGTTTATCGTGCTTTGTTAGACGATATTGTAATAGAAGCTAGTTACAGAAAAAGAGGTTTGGGAAAACGTATTGTTCAGGAATTATTGGATCAGTTACAGGATGTCGAGCAAGTATTTTTGAATACAAAACCTGAATTGGAGGTTTTTTATAATGAATTTGGCTTCACTAAAACTAAGGCATTAACAATGAGTTTATGA